A stretch of DNA from Candidatus Goldiibacteriota bacterium:
TCCGGCGTGGCGCGCGGTTTTTACGGCGAGGATTTTGTAAAGGCCACGCACAAATATATGGATAAACTTTTAGCCGCGCACGGCGTAAAAATAGCCGCGTATTTCTACTGCCCGCACCACGTTGACGCTGAAGTTAAAAAATATAGAAAAGACTGCGAATGCCGCAAACCCAAAACGGGTATGATAGATATGGCTGTTAAAAAATTCAAAATTGACCTGAAACAAAGCTGGTCAATAGGCGATAAACTGACCGATGTTAAACTTGGAAAAAATGCCGGGACAAAAACCGTACTTGTACTTACCGGCAAAGGGAAGAAACAGGCATTAAAAATTGAACCAAAGACAAGGCCCGATATTATCTCGG
This window harbors:
- a CDS encoding HAD family hydrolase, which encodes MNKAVFLDRDGNIIHDPGYLSDLKKFRFYKNSVKGLKLLQDSGFKLIVLTNQSGVARGFYGEDFVKATHKYMDKLLAAHGVKIAAYFYCPHHVDAEVKKYRKDCECRKPKTGMIDMAVKKFKIDLKQSWSIGDKLTDVKLGKNAGTKTVLVLTGKGKKQALKIEPKTRPDIISANLYSAAKKITAGIKTEDK